Proteins from a single region of Hordeum vulgare subsp. vulgare chromosome 6H, MorexV3_pseudomolecules_assembly, whole genome shotgun sequence:
- the LOC123403385 gene encoding mediator of RNA polymerase II transcription subunit 11-like, whose protein sequence is MNPQGQSSSLERLHNVEQRIVRVVELSGAVMEELGNSQGPRGEAVASHCRDFMLFMKEIQTTLREEIKSACEYRPFEKCDYSARIANEICCKKLEYVIEKMDAMQLNMEQSSDGV, encoded by the exons ATGAACCCGCAGGGTCAGAGCAGCTCGCTGGAGCGCCTCCACAACGTTGAGCAG CGGATAGTGCGGGTGGTGGAGCTGTCGGGCGCGGTCATGGAGGAGCTCGGAAACTCGCAGGGTCCCCGCGGCGAAGCCGTAGCCTCCCACTGCCGCGACTTCATGCTCTTTATGAAG GAAATACAAACAACTTTGCGCGAGGAAATAAAAAGTGCTTGTGAATATCGTCCATTTGAGAAGTGCGACTATAGTGCAAGAATCGCTAACGAGATTTGTTGCAAAAAGCTGGAGTATGTAATTGAGAAGATGGATGCCATGCAACTAAACATGGAGCAAAGTTCTGATGGAGTGTAG